In a genomic window of Pelecanus crispus isolate bPelCri1 chromosome 1, bPelCri1.pri, whole genome shotgun sequence:
- the FZD4 gene encoding frizzled-4 has protein sequence MAGGGRGRGRPLALPLALLLAGLLGGARGFGDEEERRCDAIRIAMCQNLGYNVTKMPNLVGHELQADAELQLTTFTPLIQYGCSSQLQFFLCSVYVPMCTEKINIPIGPCGGMCLSVKRRCEPVLKEFGFAWPDSLNCSKFPPQNDHNHMCMEGPGDEEVPLHSKTSLQPGEECHSMGSNSDQYIWVKRSLNCVLKCGYDAGLYSRSAKEFTDIWMAVWASLCFISTAFTVLTFLIDSSRFSYPERPIIFLSMCYNIYSIAYIVRLTVGRERISCDFEEAAEPVLIQEGLKNTGCAIIFLLMYFFGMASSIWWVILTLTWFLAAGLKWGHEAIEMHSSYFHIAAWAIPAVKTIVILIMRLVDADELTGLCYVGNQNLDALTGFVVAPLFTYLVIGTLFIAAGLVALFKIRSNLQKDGTKTDKLERLMVKIGVFSVLYTVPATCVIACYFYEISNWAIFRYSADDSNMAVEMLKIFMSLLVGITSGMWIWSAKTLHTWQKCSNRLVNSGKVKREKRADGWVKPGKGNETVV, from the exons atggcggggggcggccgcggccggggccggccgcTGGCCCTGccgctggccctgctgctggcggggctgctcggcggggcgcggggcttCGGCGACGAGGAGGAGCGGCGCTGCGACGCCATCCGCATCGCCATGTGCCAGAACCTGGGCTACAATGTCACCAAGATGCCCAACCTGGTGGGACACGAGCTGCAGGCGGACGCGGAGCTGCAGCTCACCACCTTCACCCCCCTCATCCAGTACGGctgctccagccagctccag ttcttcctTTGTTCGGTCTATGTCCCGATGTGCACGGAGAAGATTAACATCCCCATAGGTCCCTGCGGTGGCATGTGCCTCTCTGTCAAAAGAAGGTGCGAACCGGTTTTAAAAGAATTTGGATTTGCCTGGCCAGACAGCCTAAACTGCAGCAAATTCCCACCCCAGAATGATCACAACCACATGTGCATGGAGGGCCCAGGAGACGAAGAGGTTCCCCTTCACAGCAAGACCTCCttgcagcctggagaggagtGCCACAGCATGGGATCTAACTCGGATCAGTACATCTGGGTGAAGAGAAGCTTGAACTGCGTCCTGAAGTGCGGCTACGACGCTGGTCTCTACAGCAGGTCAGCTAAGGAATTCACAGATATCTGGATGGCCGTGTGGGCCAGTCTTTGCTTCATCTCAACTGCCTTCACGGTCCTGACCTTCCTGATTGATTCATCCAGATTTTCCTACCCGGAGCGCCCAATCATATTTTTGAGCATGTGCTACAATATTTATAGCATTGCTTATATTGTGAGGCTAACTGTGGGCCGGGAAAGGATATCCTGTGATTTTGAAGAGGCAGCAGAACCTGTTCTTATCCAAGAAGGTCTTAAGAACACAGGATGTGCTATAATTTTCTTGCTGATGTATTTTTTCGGGATGGCTAGCTCCATCTGGTGGGTTATTCTGACACTGACGTGGTTTCTGGCTGCAGGACTCAAGTGGGGCCATGAAGCTATAGAAATGCACAGCTCTTATTTCCATATCGCAGCCTGGGCTATCCCCGCAGTGAAGACCATCGTCATTTTGATTATGAGACTAGTAGATGCAGATGAGCTCACCGGTCTGTGCTACGTTGGGAACCAGAACCTAGATGCGCTGACGGGCTTTGTCGTCGCTCCGCTTTTTACCTACCTGGTCATTGGGACTTTATTCATTGCAGCAGGACTCGTGGCCTTATTTAAAATCAGGTCTAATCTTCAGAAAGATGGAACTAAAACCGACAAACTGGAAAGGCTGATGGTCAAAATCGGTGTCTTTTCAGTGCTGTACACCGTCCCAGCAACGTGTGTCATTGCCTGTTATTTCTACGAAATCTCCAACTGGGCCATTTTCCGCTATTCGGCAGATGATTCCAACATGGCAGTGGAGATGCTCAAAATCTTCATGTCCCTCCTGGTGGGTATTACGTCAGGTATGTGGATCTGGTCAGCCAAAACTCTGCACACGTGGCAGAAGTGCTCAAACAGACTGGTGAACTCAGGGAAAGTGAAacgggagaagagagcagatgGTTGGGTGAAACCTGGGAAAGGGAACGAGACCGTGGTATGA